The following proteins are co-located in the Clostridiales bacterium genome:
- a CDS encoding acyltransferase family protein encodes MRNHIHEYLSIDYFRVVAAMLVVAIHTSPLTDFSGTADFILTRELGRVAVPFFFMASAFFLYRKATDGSLPYDRISRFVKKTALLYGAAILFYLPLNFYSGSAAEWSSPSAFVKDLLFDGTFYHLWYLPASILGALLCWQLLERLKPWQALSVTMFLYAIGLFGDSYYGITTQLSLIDSFYQQLFRFFDYTRNGFFFAPVFFVMGSILAVKPIKKRFVPVFSCFMVSLALMLAEGLLLHSMNLQRHDSMYLMLIPCMYYLFQSLLSLGSDRKPLNPNLPYYLRTISVILYLIHPAMIVVIRGFVKAIHMEQLLVQNSLVHYFMTALLSFGAAWLISFLLQYKRSRQAGVIITDGNEPHRAWIEVTLPNLLHNLEVLQSRLPEGCQAMPVIKANAYGHGSKEVAAFLEKSGINSFAVATAEEGIELRKAGVKGDILILGFTPAARAAELCRWRLIQTAVDASHAKELSDVLNNARSHRWHLFHHLSKRLPIHLKIDTGMHRLGEAYQNRTDIIEVFSLKNLKISGIYTHLCASDSPDASSVYFTQQQIQRFSELSEGLKAQGIPLPSTHVFSSYGAIHYGSGPNGSLSSIADRLSAPADSPSSTSLPNVRCHHDGLSTTSYARVGIALYGVLSTPALPTKSKDKNTPAAHRALSLDLKPVLSLKARIALVRTVDPEEGIGYGLDYTAHQETRIAVVSIGYADGYPRSLSGKGLALVHGTPVPIIGRICMDQLMIDVTGLTEAARGDIVTLIGRDGYEEITAEQTADAAGTITNELLSRLGSRLEKVYLSD; translated from the coding sequence ATGAGGAACCACATACATGAATATCTCAGCATCGATTATTTCAGGGTTGTCGCCGCCATGCTTGTGGTTGCCATTCATACCTCCCCTTTGACCGATTTTAGCGGGACTGCGGATTTTATTCTGACCAGGGAGCTGGGCCGGGTCGCTGTCCCTTTCTTCTTTATGGCATCGGCTTTTTTTCTTTACAGAAAAGCAACAGACGGTAGTCTTCCCTATGATCGTATCAGCAGATTTGTCAAAAAAACAGCTTTGCTTTATGGTGCAGCCATCCTGTTTTACCTTCCATTAAACTTTTATAGTGGAAGCGCTGCCGAATGGTCTTCTCCCTCAGCATTTGTGAAGGACTTGCTCTTTGACGGAACCTTCTATCATTTGTGGTATCTTCCTGCATCCATCCTCGGTGCACTTTTGTGCTGGCAGCTTTTGGAGCGGCTGAAGCCCTGGCAAGCATTATCTGTAACCATGTTCCTTTATGCAATAGGACTGTTTGGTGACAGCTACTACGGAATAACAACGCAACTCTCGCTGATCGACTCTTTTTACCAACAGTTATTCCGATTTTTTGATTATACTAGAAACGGTTTCTTTTTTGCGCCTGTGTTCTTTGTCATGGGAAGTATTCTTGCTGTTAAGCCTATTAAAAAAAGATTTGTGCCAGTTTTTTCCTGTTTTATGGTATCGCTTGCGTTGATGCTCGCAGAGGGACTCCTCCTTCATAGTATGAATCTGCAGCGGCATGACAGCATGTATCTGATGCTCATACCCTGTATGTATTATCTCTTTCAGAGCCTGCTTTCTCTGGGATCGGACCGCAAGCCATTAAATCCGAACCTCCCATATTACTTGAGGACGATTTCGGTGATCCTCTATCTCATCCATCCTGCTATGATCGTTGTGATAAGGGGCTTTGTAAAAGCCATTCACATGGAGCAGCTGCTGGTACAGAACAGTCTCGTTCACTATTTCATGACGGCGCTATTGTCCTTTGGAGCAGCCTGGCTGATCTCATTCTTGCTGCAATATAAGCGCTCTCGTCAAGCCGGTGTAATCATTACTGACGGAAATGAGCCGCACCGCGCCTGGATTGAAGTTACCCTTCCCAACTTGCTTCATAATCTTGAGGTTCTGCAAAGCCGCCTTCCTGAGGGTTGTCAGGCTATGCCGGTAATCAAGGCAAACGCATACGGACACGGTTCAAAAGAAGTGGCAGCATTTCTTGAAAAATCCGGGATCAACTCCTTTGCAGTTGCCACTGCTGAAGAAGGAATCGAGCTTCGCAAAGCGGGAGTCAAAGGAGATATTCTGATCCTTGGCTTTACTCCAGCAGCCAGGGCTGCCGAACTTTGCCGTTGGCGGCTTATTCAGACTGCTGTGGATGCATCCCATGCAAAGGAGTTAAGTGACGTTCTTAATAACGCCCGCAGTCACAGATGGCACCTATTTCATCATCTGTCGAAAAGGCTTCCAATCCACCTCAAAATAGATACGGGAATGCACCGGCTTGGAGAGGCTTATCAGAACCGAACCGATATTATCGAGGTTTTCTCATTGAAGAATCTTAAGATTTCGGGAATTTACACCCATCTTTGTGCATCGGACAGTCCAGACGCTTCCTCTGTGTACTTTACCCAGCAGCAGATCCAGCGGTTTTCTGAGCTGTCGGAGGGATTGAAGGCACAAGGCATTCCCCTGCCAAGCACACATGTATTCAGCAGCTATGGAGCAATCCATTATGGCTCCGGTCCCAATGGCAGTTTATCCTCCATAGCTGACCGTTTATCCGCTCCGGCTGACAGTCCTTCTTCTACCAGCTTGCCTAACGTTCGATGCCATCATGATGGGTTGTCAACGACCAGCTATGCCAGGGTAGGTATTGCGCTCTATGGTGTTTTGAGTACTCCTGCACTTCCCACGAAATCTAAGGATAAAAATACACCTGCTGCACATAGGGCACTGTCTCTTGATTTAAAGCCTGTGCTGTCCTTAAAGGCAAGGATTGCCCTGGTTCGAACAGTAGACCCGGAAGAAGGCATCGGCTATGGTCTTGATTATACTGCCCATCAAGAAACCAGGATTGCGGTCGTTTCTATCGGTTATGCAGATGGATATCCTCGCAGTCTTTCAGGGAAAGGCCTTGCTTTGGTTCACGGGACTCCCGTCCCTATCATTGGAAGGATTTGTATGGATCAGCTCATGATCGATGTCACCGGCCTTACGGAAGCTGCAAGAGGTGATATTGTCACGTTGATCGGCAGAGACGGTTATGAAGAAATCACCGCTGAGCAGACTGCTGATGCTGCTGGTACCATAACAAATGAACTGCTGAGCAGACTGGGCAGTCGTCTTGAAAAAGTCTATCTTTCAGACTGA
- the vanG gene encoding D-alanine--D-serine ligase VanG — translation MNKKNKKTVAVLFGGCSTEYEVSLKSACSVIEHLDHEKYQIILLGITRHGEWLKFDGELNEILKDTWSTHKSCVPAVISPDRTTRGLLVMNGGVLQKLPIDVVFPVLHGKNGEDGTMQGLLELAGIPFAGCGTLSSALCMDKDIAHRLAALEGIKITRSAILNLPSYHFDNDPSRELAEILKTETAEMRYPLFVKPANAGSSFGITKVDIPEDLITAVRAAAYHDSKILVEEAVTGFEVGCAVLGNDVLTIGDLDEIELSGGFFNFKEKYTLETSKIHLPARIDEETTRRIKESAAVVYKALGCRGFARVDFFLTPNGEIYFNEVNTIPGFTDHSRYPSMLKNIGISFGQLLDELIRLAVKG, via the coding sequence ATGAACAAGAAAAATAAAAAAACGGTAGCAGTGCTGTTCGGAGGCTGTTCCACAGAATACGAGGTCTCTCTGAAATCAGCCTGTTCAGTAATCGAACATCTGGATCATGAAAAATATCAAATCATTCTCCTAGGCATAACCCGTCATGGAGAATGGCTGAAGTTTGACGGTGAATTAAATGAAATTCTTAAGGATACCTGGAGTACGCACAAATCCTGTGTTCCTGCAGTGATTTCACCGGATCGAACAACCCGAGGACTGCTGGTGATGAACGGCGGAGTCCTCCAAAAACTTCCCATTGATGTTGTATTTCCTGTGCTCCACGGAAAAAACGGAGAAGACGGTACCATGCAGGGATTGCTGGAACTTGCAGGAATCCCCTTCGCAGGCTGCGGAACGTTGAGTTCGGCACTTTGTATGGACAAGGATATTGCTCATCGGCTGGCAGCCCTGGAAGGAATTAAAATCACCCGTTCCGCAATTTTAAATCTTCCTTCTTATCATTTTGATAACGATCCAAGCAGAGAGCTTGCGGAAATTCTGAAAACGGAAACAGCAGAGATGCGCTATCCTCTCTTTGTAAAACCTGCCAATGCAGGCTCCTCCTTTGGAATTACCAAGGTGGATATCCCTGAGGATTTGATAACCGCCGTTCGCGCTGCTGCGTATCACGACAGTAAAATTCTCGTAGAGGAAGCCGTTACCGGCTTTGAAGTGGGCTGCGCCGTATTGGGGAATGACGTGCTCACAATTGGTGATCTGGACGAAATAGAATTATCTGGTGGTTTCTTCAACTTTAAGGAAAAATATACCCTCGAAACTTCAAAGATCCATCTGCCCGCACGTATTGATGAAGAGACCACCCGCAGAATCAAAGAGTCCGCCGCAGTTGTCTACAAAGCGCTGGGCTGCAGAGGTTTCGCAAGAGTAGATTTTTTCCTGACACCAAATGGTGAAATCTATTTCAATGAAGTGAATACAATCCCAGGCTTCACCGATCATAGCCGCTATCCAAGCATGCTCAAAAATATCGGGATTTCATTTGGGCAGCTCCTTGACGAATTGATCCGACTGGCGGTGAAAGGATGA
- a CDS encoding Cof-type HAD-IIB family hydrolase, giving the protein MKQAYIFIDIDGTLLDPVTGVPDSAAAAIREARLRGHKVFICTGRSKINIPTVVSEIGFDGYICAAGAYAEAEGDILMLETLDKETVRKLTEPINSRNIGCLYEGYRATFVNEPVCDYAKRLYKIDAFLFELLEKYHWDTEKIPREAEYLGGTEVISKLSLLTDHLEDLNALYQYLPEHLKLTIHDPNAEGVYLCEIAIKTISKASGIEKIISRYGASQDQTICYGDSMNDIEMVQFCGTGIGMVSGSSALLAVADDFAEPVAEDGIYKSFLKYGLIESI; this is encoded by the coding sequence ATGAAGCAAGCATATATTTTTATTGATATTGACGGAACCCTTCTTGATCCGGTAACGGGAGTTCCGGATTCGGCGGCTGCTGCCATCCGTGAGGCAAGATTACGAGGACATAAGGTCTTTATCTGCACAGGACGATCAAAGATCAACATTCCAACGGTGGTAAGTGAAATCGGATTTGATGGGTACATATGTGCTGCCGGTGCTTATGCCGAAGCAGAGGGAGATATTCTGATGCTTGAGACTCTTGATAAGGAAACGGTAAGGAAGCTGACGGAACCCATCAATTCTCGTAATATCGGTTGCCTGTATGAGGGATATCGAGCTACCTTCGTGAATGAACCGGTCTGTGACTACGCAAAGCGGCTCTACAAGATTGACGCTTTTTTATTTGAGTTATTGGAGAAATACCATTGGGATACAGAAAAGATCCCAAGAGAAGCGGAATACTTGGGCGGTACCGAAGTAATCAGTAAGCTTTCGCTGCTCACGGATCACCTAGAGGATTTAAATGCGCTCTATCAGTACCTTCCCGAGCATTTGAAACTGACAATTCATGATCCGAATGCCGAAGGGGTCTACCTTTGTGAAATCGCTATCAAAACCATTTCCAAGGCCAGCGGAATTGAGAAAATCATCTCCCGTTATGGCGCTTCTCAGGATCAAACCATATGCTACGGTGATAGTATGAACGATATCGAGATGGTGCAGTTTTGCGGAACAGGCATTGGTATGGTGAGCGGTTCATCTGCACTTTTAGCGGTTGCAGACGATTTCGCAGAGCCCGTTGCTGAAGACGGAATTTACAAGAGTTTTCTCAAGTACGGTTTGATTGAAAGCATATAA
- a CDS encoding M15 family metallopeptidase, with amino-acid sequence MKPLELSGDAVGKGNLILVNPSHPIQNEVARERLVSVTHGVTQTPIFLEKQSARMLSEIISILNSADRITPVSGFRSLSEQTEIYNTSLSENGETFTKKYVAIPGCSEHQTGLAIDLAENSGRIDFICPDFPYTGICGEFRKLALRYGFIERYPKGREEITKISHEPWHFRYVGYPHSVIMKENDLTLEEYTDFLKGFPEDGKHLYFSYENNQFEIYYLPVAAEDRILTVVPDGIPYQVSGNNEDGIVMTLWRAQ; translated from the coding sequence ATGAAACCATTGGAATTAAGCGGTGATGCAGTGGGAAAAGGAAATCTGATTCTGGTAAACCCGTCCCACCCGATCCAAAATGAGGTTGCAAGGGAGCGCCTTGTTTCTGTAACGCATGGTGTCACACAAACGCCGATATTCCTTGAGAAACAGTCCGCCCGGATGCTATCAGAGATCATCTCCATTCTGAACAGCGCTGACAGGATCACACCTGTCAGCGGGTTCCGTTCTTTATCGGAACAAACCGAGATTTACAATACCTCCCTTTCGGAAAACGGAGAGACATTCACAAAAAAATACGTTGCCATCCCAGGCTGCAGTGAACACCAAACGGGGCTGGCCATCGATCTGGCCGAAAATAGCGGGCGCATCGACTTTATCTGCCCTGACTTTCCCTATACCGGGATCTGTGGTGAATTCCGAAAGCTTGCATTGCGATACGGCTTCATTGAACGCTATCCAAAAGGCCGGGAAGAAATTACGAAAATTTCCCATGAGCCATGGCATTTTCGTTATGTAGGCTATCCCCATTCCGTAATCATGAAAGAAAATGATCTTACATTGGAGGAATACACAGATTTTCTCAAAGGATTTCCGGAAGACGGCAAGCACCTATATTTTTCTTATGAGAACAATCAGTTTGAAATTTATTATCTGCCGGTTGCTGCTGAAGATAGAATTCTCACTGTTGTACCGGACGGAATTCCATATCAAGTATCAGGTAACAACGAGGACGGGATTGTAATGACACTTTGGAGGGCGCAATGA
- a CDS encoding HAMP domain-containing histidine kinase yields the protein MRTALFQCVRAAVLATVFYGLSLVLVYYIGYSITWYPSPVYYLIHGLLPYASLLVPMAWLIMLLAIIYYYWNKTAGYIEEIATASLSLVQPDEEEIRLPQELREIETRMNQIKKEARKSAREAKEAEQRKNDLVVNLAHDIRTPLSSVIGYLSLLDEAPDMPPEQRSKYTGITLDKAGRLEQLVDEFFEITRFNLSTIVLNKGKINLPFMLRQIADEFYPMLSPENKEAVVDAPEGLALWGDADKLSRVFNNILKNAAAYSYNDTKIIISAFLNNKNVVIQVSNQGDPIPSQKLETIFERFFRLDNARSSQTGGAGLGLAIAKEIVDAHRGTISAKSSGTNTTFIVTLPQNDTDPSFS from the coding sequence ATGAGAACCGCTCTATTTCAATGCGTCCGCGCAGCAGTACTGGCGACAGTTTTCTATGGGCTATCCCTCGTACTCGTATACTATATCGGCTACAGTATCACCTGGTATCCCTCGCCCGTTTATTATTTGATACACGGGCTTTTACCCTACGCTTCCCTTCTGGTTCCAATGGCCTGGCTTATCATGCTTCTGGCAATCATTTATTATTACTGGAATAAAACGGCAGGCTATATCGAAGAAATAGCGACTGCCAGCCTGTCTCTTGTTCAGCCCGATGAAGAGGAGATCAGACTGCCGCAGGAACTCCGGGAGATTGAGACCCGAATGAATCAGATCAAAAAGGAAGCAAGAAAAAGTGCAAGAGAAGCCAAGGAAGCAGAACAGCGCAAAAACGACCTTGTTGTCAATCTGGCCCACGACATCAGAACGCCGCTTTCTTCCGTCATCGGTTATCTCAGCCTGCTTGACGAAGCGCCTGACATGCCTCCTGAACAGAGGTCAAAATATACGGGGATCACACTGGATAAAGCTGGAAGGCTGGAACAGCTGGTGGATGAATTCTTTGAAATTACCAGGTTCAATCTCAGCACCATCGTATTAAATAAGGGAAAGATCAACCTGCCTTTTATGCTCCGTCAGATTGCAGATGAGTTCTACCCCATGCTTTCACCTGAGAACAAGGAAGCAGTGGTCGATGCACCGGAGGGGCTTGCGCTTTGGGGAGATGCAGATAAGCTATCCCGTGTATTTAATAATATTTTGAAAAACGCCGCTGCGTACAGCTATAACGATACGAAAATTATCATTTCCGCTTTCTTAAATAATAAAAATGTGGTCATTCAAGTCAGCAATCAAGGCGATCCCATCCCTTCTCAAAAGCTGGAAACCATTTTTGAGCGATTCTTCCGTCTGGATAACGCCCGTTCCTCTCAAACTGGAGGAGCCGGTTTGGGGCTTGCAATCGCTAAAGAAATCGTGGATGCGCACAGAGGAACCATTTCGGCGAAAAGCAGCGGGACGAATACAACCTTTATCGTAACACTTCCGCAAAACGATACCGATCCGTCATTCTCCTAA
- the vanR gene encoding VanR-ABDEGLN family DNA-binding response regulator — protein MMEKILVVDDEQAIADLIEVYLKNENFEVFKFYNGTEALNCLSRENIDLAVLDIMLPDINGFSLCQQIREKHMFPVIMLTAKDEEIDKITGLTLGADDYMTKPFRPLELVARVKAQLRRFTKYNPAEQVQDDQVLTHSGLVLNKDKHQCLLNEKPLSLTPIEFAVLWTLVSNRGRVVSSEDLFREVWGEKYYTSSNNTVMVHIRHLREKMQDSADRPKYIKTVWGVGYTIED, from the coding sequence ATTATGGAAAAAATACTAGTTGTAGATGACGAACAAGCAATCGCAGATCTGATCGAAGTTTATCTAAAAAATGAAAATTTTGAGGTCTTTAAATTTTATAACGGCACGGAGGCACTGAACTGCCTGAGCCGTGAGAACATTGATCTCGCGGTATTGGATATTATGCTGCCTGATATCAATGGGTTTTCTCTGTGTCAGCAGATCAGAGAAAAACATATGTTTCCCGTCATTATGCTAACGGCGAAAGATGAAGAAATCGACAAGATCACCGGACTGACGCTGGGCGCAGATGATTATATGACAAAGCCTTTTCGCCCGCTGGAGCTGGTTGCGAGAGTAAAAGCCCAGCTTCGAAGGTTTACGAAATATAACCCTGCTGAACAGGTACAAGACGATCAGGTACTCACTCATTCAGGTCTCGTGCTGAATAAGGATAAGCATCAATGCTTGCTGAATGAAAAACCGCTCTCTCTGACTCCCATTGAGTTTGCTGTTTTATGGACACTCGTCTCCAATAGAGGACGGGTAGTGAGTTCAGAGGATTTATTCCGCGAAGTTTGGGGTGAAAAGTATTACACCAGCAGCAATAATACAGTCATGGTTCACATCCGGCATCTCCGGGAAAAGATGCAGGACAGCGCAGATCGTCCCAAGTATATTAAAACAGTATGGGGGGTTGGCTATACCATTGAAGATTAA
- a CDS encoding HlyC/CorC family transporter: MPEPDPSISLTVQLLFLALLILVNAFFAAAEMAVVSANKNKIKVLAQEGNKKAKLLLKLYEEPNKFLSTIQVAITLAGFLSSAVAATSMSDDIGAFVTRLGIPYGPQIAIVLVTLILSFITLVFGELYPKRMALQYSERIALFCVNPILFISKLSKPFVWLLSKSVTLLLRITGVKDANIEEQYSEEEIRSLLEVGQETGLIKETGKEMITSIFEFDDKLAYEVMTPRTDVYMININDNLADYVDELLEERYARIPVFEKDSDNIIGILYMKDFIIEARKHGFEQVDIKSLLRKPYLVPESKNIDDLFRELQETKVHIALLIDEYGGFSGIVTIEDLIEEVMGNIEDEDDEFESKLEKLDDNIYLVDGQYYIDDLNDELLLDLESEEHETIGGLIIDLLGEIPDEDETEERIVEFGNCVFKIESVKDRRIDKVKLFIAPETKNDDGEEKE, from the coding sequence ATGCCAGAGCCTGACCCGAGTATATCATTAACGGTTCAACTTTTATTTCTTGCACTGCTCATACTAGTGAATGCATTTTTTGCGGCTGCAGAGATGGCCGTAGTTTCAGCGAACAAGAATAAGATCAAAGTGCTTGCACAAGAAGGTAATAAAAAGGCCAAGCTGTTATTAAAGCTATACGAGGAACCAAACAAGTTTCTGTCAACGATACAGGTTGCCATCACATTGGCAGGTTTTCTGTCCAGCGCCGTGGCTGCCACATCCATGTCCGACGACATCGGAGCATTTGTGACCCGCTTAGGGATTCCGTACGGTCCACAGATTGCAATCGTTCTCGTAACCCTGATCTTATCTTTTATCACGCTTGTATTTGGCGAGCTTTATCCAAAACGGATGGCCCTTCAGTATTCTGAGCGGATTGCTTTGTTCTGCGTGAATCCAATTCTGTTTATCTCAAAGCTTTCCAAGCCTTTCGTCTGGCTGCTGTCAAAATCAGTGACACTTTTGCTTCGCATCACCGGAGTTAAAGATGCAAACATTGAGGAGCAATATTCGGAGGAGGAAATCAGATCTTTGCTGGAGGTCGGTCAGGAAACCGGACTGATCAAGGAAACGGGCAAGGAGATGATTACCAGCATCTTTGAATTTGACGATAAGCTGGCTTATGAAGTTATGACGCCGAGAACCGACGTTTATATGATTAATATCAACGATAATCTGGCGGACTACGTGGACGAGCTTTTGGAAGAGCGGTATGCGAGGATTCCGGTATTTGAGAAAGACTCCGATAATATTATCGGTATTCTGTATATGAAAGATTTCATTATTGAAGCCAGAAAGCATGGTTTTGAACAGGTCGATATCAAAAGCCTGCTGAGAAAACCATATCTGGTGCCGGAAAGCAAAAACATCGATGATCTCTTCAGAGAGCTGCAGGAAACAAAGGTTCATATTGCACTGCTTATTGATGAATATGGCGGATTTTCCGGAATCGTTACCATCGAAGATCTGATTGAAGAAGTCATGGGAAACATTGAAGACGAGGATGATGAATTTGAATCTAAGCTGGAGAAGCTGGACGACAACATCTACCTGGTTGATGGTCAGTACTACATTGACGACCTCAACGACGAACTGCTTTTAGATCTTGAGTCGGAAGAGCATGAAACCATAGGGGGTTTGATCATTGATCTCCTTGGTGAAATCCCGGACGAGGATGAGACCGAGGAACGTATTGTGGAATTCGGCAACTGCGTCTTCAAGATCGAATCCGTCAAAGACAGAAGGATCGATAAAGTAAAGCTCTTCATAGCACCCGAGACGAAGAACGATGACGGAGAAGAAAAAGAATAG
- the spoIIIAC gene encoding stage III sporulation protein AC, whose translation MNVDLIFKIAAIGIIVAVLNQVLIRAGREDQAMMTTLAGIIVVLLLIVQMINDFFITVKTLFQL comes from the coding sequence ATTAACGTGGATCTTATTTTTAAAATTGCAGCCATCGGCATCATTGTTGCTGTACTGAATCAGGTTCTGATACGGGCAGGGAGAGAGGATCAGGCGATGATGACCACCCTGGCGGGGATTATTGTCGTGCTGCTGCTGATTGTGCAAATGATCAACGATTTTTTTATCACCGTAAAAACCTTGTTTCAATTGTAG
- a CDS encoding U32 family peptidase, with protein MKKIELLAPAGDLEKLKIAVDYGADAVYFGGEMFGLRSGAKNFTVEEIQEGVSYAHDRGKKVHMTVNIFAHNEDITELEQYLHRIKEISIDAFIVSDPGVMMAIRAVMPEAEIHLSTQANMTNYRTAEFWGKQGVKRIVLARELTFGEIKELREKLPEDMELESFIQGAMCISYSGRCLLSNFMIERDANRGECAHPCRWKYHLVEEQRPGEYFPVEEDERGTYILNSRDLCMIEHIPDLIQSGLASLKIEGRMKSIFYVATVVGAYRRAIDAYYADPEGYVFNPDWLNELKKVSHREFTTGFYYNQPTNKDQNYQTSAYTRDYTFVGLVKSYDHETGMAVVEQRNKMRLGDEIEVFGPFTDYFAQKIEILLDEENQPIEAAPHPQQIVKIRMKQPVAEKYMLRKQK; from the coding sequence ATGAAAAAAATAGAACTGCTTGCACCGGCCGGTGATCTGGAAAAGCTCAAGATTGCGGTGGATTATGGCGCCGATGCAGTGTACTTTGGCGGTGAGATGTTCGGCCTTCGCTCAGGAGCAAAAAATTTCACTGTTGAGGAGATCCAAGAGGGTGTCTCCTATGCCCATGACAGAGGGAAAAAAGTTCATATGACTGTGAATATCTTTGCCCATAACGAGGATATCACCGAACTGGAACAATACTTACATCGTATCAAAGAGATTTCAATCGATGCGTTTATTGTATCGGATCCCGGGGTTATGATGGCGATTCGTGCTGTCATGCCGGAAGCGGAAATCCATCTCAGCACACAGGCAAATATGACAAATTATAGAACGGCTGAATTTTGGGGGAAACAGGGGGTGAAAAGAATCGTCCTTGCACGAGAACTCACCTTCGGCGAAATCAAAGAGCTCCGGGAAAAACTTCCGGAGGACATGGAACTGGAATCCTTTATTCAAGGCGCCATGTGCATCTCCTATTCCGGACGCTGCCTGCTCAGCAATTTTATGATCGAGCGGGACGCCAACCGAGGAGAGTGTGCTCATCCATGCCGCTGGAAATATCACCTCGTGGAAGAGCAGCGACCAGGCGAATATTTTCCTGTTGAAGAAGACGAACGAGGAACCTATATCCTGAATTCCAGAGATCTTTGCATGATTGAACACATTCCCGATCTGATTCAGTCTGGGCTGGCTTCTCTGAAAATAGAAGGCCGTATGAAGAGTATTTTTTATGTGGCTACGGTTGTGGGGGCTTATCGAAGAGCGATTGATGCCTATTATGCCGATCCTGAAGGATATGTGTTCAACCCTGACTGGCTGAATGAACTGAAGAAGGTAAGCCACAGAGAGTTTACAACAGGGTTTTATTACAATCAGCCCACCAATAAAGATCAGAACTACCAGACCAGTGCCTATACCAGAGACTATACCTTCGTGGGACTTGTAAAAAGTTACGACCACGAGACCGGTATGGCTGTGGTAGAGCAGCGAAATAAGATGCGTCTTGGTGACGAAATCGAAGTTTTCGGCCCATTTACCGATTATTTCGCGCAGAAGATCGAAATTCTTCTGGACGAGGAAAATCAACCAATCGAAGCAGCACCTCATCCCCAGCAAATTGTAAAAATTAGGATGAAACAGCCTGTTGCAGAAAAATATATGTTACGGAAACAAAAATAA
- the spoIIIAA gene encoding stage III sporulation protein AA, producing MNGLDKILEKLPAEVSEPMKELPAGIKKNLEEVRIRNGNHVLIFAGGKEYELESKKGKIDNYIINNIFNALLNHSAYAYQEELANGYITIEGGHRVGVCGKAVMENGKVKTIKDISSVNIRRSREIIGVSDPCMNYLLNGKGQIHNTLIISPPKCGKTTLLRDMIRNLSGMGYQVGVCDERSEISGMYNGKTSYDLGIRTDVLDGCPKEKGMIMLIRSMSPDIIATDEIGKKEDCHAIEAAICAGISLLTTIHGSNYADVKSSGIGEMVERGVFERLIFLSNVPAIGSIAAIRDWRNQDVV from the coding sequence ATGAACGGATTAGATAAAATTTTGGAAAAGCTGCCTGCAGAGGTCAGTGAACCCATGAAGGAGCTGCCTGCGGGAATTAAAAAAAATCTGGAAGAGGTCCGGATCAGGAATGGAAACCATGTTCTGATATTTGCAGGAGGTAAGGAATATGAATTGGAGTCTAAGAAAGGAAAAATAGATAACTACATAATTAACAATATATTTAACGCATTACTTAACCATTCCGCCTATGCCTATCAAGAAGAACTTGCAAATGGCTATATTACAATTGAAGGTGGTCATAGAGTGGGCGTATGCGGAAAAGCTGTCATGGAAAACGGGAAGGTAAAAACCATTAAGGATATTTCCTCTGTTAATATCAGAAGAAGCAGGGAGATCATAGGTGTTTCTGACCCTTGTATGAACTATTTACTAAATGGAAAGGGTCAGATACACAATACGTTGATTATTTCACCGCCGAAATGCGGCAAAACAACGCTCCTACGGGATATGATCCGAAATTTAAGCGGTATGGGTTATCAGGTGGGTGTTTGTGATGAGCGTTCGGAAATTTCAGGGATGTATAACGGAAAAACGTCATACGATTTGGGGATTAGAACGGACGTTCTTGATGGCTGCCCAAAAGAAAAAGGGATGATCATGCTCATTCGGTCTATGTCACCGGACATCATTGCCACCGATGAAATCGGAAAAAAAGAAGACTGCCATGCAATTGAAGCAGCCATATGTGCAGGGATCAGCCTTCTGACCACCATTCACGGCAGCAATTATGCAGATGTTAAGAGCTCCGGCATCGGAGAAATGGTTGAGCGAGGCGTTTTCGAACGTCTGATCTTTCTGTCCAATGTACCGGCCATAGGCTCTATTGCAGCCATTAGGGATTGGAGGAATCAGGATGTTGTTTAA